In Primulina eburnea isolate SZY01 chromosome 14, ASM2296580v1, whole genome shotgun sequence, the following proteins share a genomic window:
- the LOC140811146 gene encoding uncharacterized protein: MAAREQVHPHEERDEVESGFGQMNPLPPPPMGQAPADQPLLTGELTLAEFSSYFPPRFDSSKTGERAEEWIERDRADICDCATTEAGLRAQGRTVDWDVFRSRFLDKYFSIAARQKKEREFEDLRQGSMSVAEYESRYSALLKYVPHVATNVHAKMRHFLRGLKLELFDLVQSNNPISFEDAVTRAEMAELVMQEYGAQGRLSEPTRESLRPQGQSFKYQKGSSSSSASSGKRRFDSRRVESRGGQFSCPSREGQREPRSARGRSSERGGRQPQQFTPRPSGGQPRMQGAGPPQAQVYALTREQAEEAREEMIAGASHTFISKRFVVEHHMRSSPLSMPLSVSTPSGVDISVVSMISDDEKERWTFYGKGSRPRVPLVSAIRMSRCDREEEEVGIEDIPIVAEFADVFPDEIPGFPPAREVEFGIELMPGTSPISRTPYRMAPAELRELKAQLQDLLDKGYIRPSVSPWGVRLSMLGTFRSVLQVLRDKQLYAKLSYYRRFMEGFSKIARPLTQLTQKGVRFQWSEACERSFQELKHRLTTAPVLSIPTENERFVVYTDASLHGLGCVLMQDRHVVAYASRQLKPHETRYPVHDLELAAIIFALKIWRHYLYELNMRQRRWLDLLKDYDCEIEYHPGRANLTADALSRKVSTLLAEPDIYGCIRDAQMTDERVQRWKELVYQKQDTRFRVADDGSLRMNDRWIKAERRRPGGELRSLEVPTWKWEHISMDFVTHLPRSTGTIDAIWTAMGTELRLSTAYHPQTDGQTERTIQTLEDMLRAYVMDFKSGWQSSIPLVEFAYNNSYQSSIQMAPFEALYGRRCRSPLYWDDVDRATVTGPDMIHEMQQKVKLIQQRLKAAQDRQAAYANKRRRPLEFQQGDRVFLKVSPFRGTVRFGMKGKLAPRYVGPYEILQRIGTLAYRLALPPSLSGIHDVFHVSMLRKYEPDPSHVLDISEVQLDPDVSYVERPVCILDRSERKLRSKIIPMVKVQWEHRGVEEATWETERHMREHYPYLF, encoded by the exons ATGGCTGCTAGAGAACAGGTACATCCACACGAGGAAAGAGATGAGGTTGAGAGTGGGTTTGGACAGATGAATCCATTGCCACCTCCTCCTATGGGACAGGCACCTGCAGATCAGCCTTTATTAACTGGTGAGTTGACTTTGGCAGAGTTCAGCAGTTATTTTCCGCCGAGATTTGATAGTTCTAAGACCGGTGAGCGAGCAGAGGAGTGGATTGAGAGGGATAGAGCAGATATTTGTGACTGCGCC ACGACTGAGGCTGGATTGAGAGCTCAGGGCCGTACTGTTGATTGGGATGTGTTTCGATCTCGTTttcttgataaatatttttctatagCAGCCAGACAGAAGAAAGAGAGAGAATTCGAGGATTTGAGACAGGGCAGTATGTCTGTTGCTGAGTACGAGTCTCGGTATTCTGCATTGCTGAAATATGTGCCACATGTTGCTACGAATGTTCATGCTAAGATGAGGCATTTCTTGAGAGGGTTGAAGTTAGAGTTATTTGATCTTGTGCAATCAAATAACCCGATATCATTTGAGGATGCAGTGACGAGGGCAGAGATGGCTGAGTTGGTGATGCAGGAGTATGGGGCTCAGGGACGATTATCAGAGCCGACTAGGGAGTCATTGCGACCTCAGGGACAGtcttttaaatatcagaagggttcatcttcttcttcagCATCATCTGGGAAGCGTCGATTTGATTCACGACGTGTTGAGAGTCGTGGGGGACAGTTCTCA TGTCCTAGTCGTGAGGGACAGCGAGAGCCTAGGAGTGCTAGAGGTAGATCCTCAGAGAGAGGAGGACGACAGCCTCAGCAGTTTACACCACGACCTTCTGGAGGACAGCCACGTATGCAGGGAGCTGGTCCGCCTCAGGCACAGGTGTATGCTTTGACCAGAGAGCAGGCAGAGGAGGCACGAGAGGAGATGATAGCGG gtgccTCGCATACATTTATATCGAAGAGGTTTGTGGTTGAGCATCATATGCGCTCGTCTCCATTGTCTATGCCTCTTTCTGTTTCGACACCTTCTGgagttgatatatcagttgtatCTATGATATCAGATG ATGAGAAAGAGCGTTGGACATTTTATGGGAAGGGTTCTCGTCCCCGTGTTCCGTTGGTATCTGCTATCCGGATGTCTCG atgtgacagagaagaagaagaggTGGGAATAGAGGACATACCTATAGTTGCTGAGTTTGCcgatgtatttcctgatgagattccaggcttCCCACCAGCTCGTGAGGTGGAGTTTGGGatcgagttgatgccaggtacttcCCCTATTTCTCGTACTccttacagaatggcaccagcagAGTTGAGAGAGTTGAAAGCCCAGTTGCAGGACTTGCTGGACAAGGGATACATTCGCCCTAGTGTATCgccttggg GAGTGAGGCTGAGCATGTTGGGCACTTTCCGTTCAGTGTTACAGGTGCTGCGAGATaaacagttgtatgccaaactca gttattatcgtcgatttatggAGGGATTTTCAAAGATTGCTAGACCTTTGACACAGTTGACCCAGAAAGGTGTGCGATTTCAGTGGTCTGAAGCATGTGAGAGGagttttcaggagttgaagcaTCGACTAACGACTGCACCGGTGTTATCAATTCCTACAGAAAACGAGAGGTTTGTTGTGTATACTGATGCATCATTACATGGTTTAggatgtgttttgatgcaggatCGACATGTTgtggcatatgcctcgagacagctgaaaccacaCGAAACAAGGTACCCTGTACACGACTTGGAGTTGGCAGCCATtatctttgccttgaagatatggcgacactatctataTG agttgaatatgagacagagacgatgGTTAGATCtgttgaaagattatgattgtgagattgaaTATCATCCTGGTCGAGCcaatcttacagctgatgcactgagtcgtaaA GTATCTACCTTATTAGCTGAACCTGATATATATGGTTGTATTCGTGATGCACAGATGACAGATGAGAGAGTTCAGCGATGGAAGGAGTTGGTTTATCAGAAACAAGATACTCGTTTTAGAGTCGCTGATGATGGCAGTTTGAGGATGAATGATAGATGG ATCAAAGCTGAGAGGAGAAGGCCCGGAGGTGAATTGAGGAGTTTAGAAGTACCGACttggaaatgggagcacatatcgatggattttgtgactcatttgccAAGAAGCACTGGAACtattgatgctatttgg ACTGCGATGGGGACAGAGTTGAGAttgagtacagcttatcatcctcagacagatggtcagactGAGCGTACTATTCAGACGctggaggatatgttgcgtgcttaTGTCATGGATTTTAAATCTGGTTGGCAGTCATCTATTCCATTGGTGGAGTTTGCgtataacaatagttatcagaGTAGTATtcagatggctccattcgaggcattgtatgggagaCGTTGTAGATCTCCGTTATACTGGGATGATGTTGATCGAGCTACAGTCACAGGTCCTGATATGATTCATGAAATGCAACAGAAAGTAAAGTTGATACAGCAGCGATTGAAagcagctcaagacagacaggccgcCTATGCCAATAAAAGACGAAGACCCTTAGAGTTTCAGCAGGGcgatcgagtatttttgaaagtttCTCCTTTTCGTGGCACAGTGCGATTTGGCATGAAAGGAAAGTTGGCACCGAGGTATGTTGGCCCATATGAGATATTACAGCGGATAGGCACGTTGGCTTATCGATTGGCTCTACCTCCATCTTTATCTGGTATTCATGACGTATTCCATGTGTCGATGTTGCGGAAGTATGAGCCTGACCCTTCACATGTGTTGGATATTTCTGAGGTTCAGTTAGATCCTGATGTGTCTTATGTTGAGAGACCAGTTTGTATTTTGGATAGATCTGAACGGAAGCTTCGTAGTAAGATTATACCGatggtgaaggttcagtgggagCATAGAGGTgtcgaagaggccacttgggagacagagcggCATATGAGGGAGCACTACCCCTACTTATTCTGA